Genomic segment of Dromiciops gliroides isolate mDroGli1 chromosome 3, mDroGli1.pri, whole genome shotgun sequence:
ttttcagtcttattacactttactcccctctgTGGACTCTTTTAATTAACCACACagttcacaaacatttattaagcacctgctgtgtaccgAGCTCTATGCTAAGTGActttggcttccttgctgttcctccagCAAGATGCAGCATCTTCCATACGCTCAGCCTTTCCACTGGCTGTTTTCTACGTCTGAAAAGCTTTccatcttcatctccacctcctcgCTTCACTGCCTCTCTTCTGAGATTAGCTCTAGGCTACCGTGTACATTTGGGGTGTTCAAAGTAGTTTGCGTGTTCTCTCCTCTGGTACAACAGGGGCTCCTGAAGGGCAAGCAcccttttggcttttctttgtgtccccaacacttagcccagtgcctgggacACAACAAGGATTTAAGAACATGTTGCCTTGACTCATTAACCAAACCAAAATCCATGCCAAAAACAGGTTAATTTTGTAGTATTTCTTCATTTGGGGCAGATTTTAAGAATTTGCTTTCCCAAGTACCTAACCCAGTCACCTGAACCTAGATTTGGGGTGTTATTGGATTTTGCTTTTGCACTTGCAGAGATAGAAGAATATCATTTTCAGAGTCATCCTATTTTCCCTTTCTGAAAATGTAGACTTTTCTCAAAACTTCTGGACAGTAATAGtgtgatggctttttttttttctttgcagagcaatgagggtcaagtgacttgcccagggtcccacagctagtaagtgtccagtgtttgaggccagatttgaactcatgtcctcctgaatccagggccagtgcttttatccactgtaccacctagtttcccgCTGTATGATGGCATTTTTAAGGGAGTACTGGTCTGCTAGCTATCTCCTCCTCTATCATAAGCCTTAGTTTactattaataatatttatttcattctttccagGCTCATCAGCATTTTCCTTAATTATGGAGGTGAAGTTTACAAGttactataattttctttctcccagcATAAAGAGTTGAGAATATTGACCCTATTCTATTTCTTTCAGGTCCCCTTTGTCAGGTGAGTACAGGTGAAACCAAGGACTCCACTCCAAAGCAGGGTAATTGTATGGGGGAATCATCTAAGACAACACTCACAGTGAAGAGTAATGAATGTGTCAAAGCCTTAAagcagatcaatcaatcaaccaatcagatGGGGCACCTTATTatgcatcagaaaattcatactgccGAGAAACTCTTtaaatgcaatgaatgtggaaaagcctttaactgcaactcaggtcttcttatgcaccagagaattcacactggagaaaaaccctacacatgtaatgaatgtgggaaaacctttAGACACAGGAGGACCCTTACTGATCACCacagaattcacactggagaaaaaccctacAGATGTAATGAGTGTGGAAAAGCTTTCAGCTTCAACTCGGGCCTTACTGTACATCGAAGAATTCATAGTGGAGAGAAATCCTACAAgtgtgatgaatgtgggaaagccttcagagAGAGGGGAAGCCTTAATAGACaccagaaaattcatactggagagaaagcttataaatgtaatgagtgtgggaaagcctttagacAGAAGGGGCACCTTACTATACATCGGGAAATTCATAATGGAGAGAAatcctataaatgtaatgaatgtggaaaagcattCACTCGGAGAGACAGCCTTAACATACATCAGAAAAATCATAGTGGAGAGAAAGCCTataaatgcaatgaatgtggaaaatCATTCAGCTGGAGGGGAAGCCGCTACatgcatcagaaaattcatactggagagaagtcctataaatgtaatgaatgtgggaaagctttcagcCAGAAGGGAAACCTTACtatacatcagaaaattcatactggagagaaatccTATAAATGGAATGAGTGGGGTAAAACCTTCAAGCAGAGAGAACACTGTAGAGTACGTCacaaaattcatactggagaaaaccCTATAAATggaatgaatgtgggaaagccttgaGAAAGGGGCTCCACTTCTGTACGTGAGACAATTAAGACTGGAGAGAAAGTCTCATACTGGAACAAACCACAAGGCATCCTTTATCTGTAGAGGAACAAACGTGGGAATGTTTTCATCAAGACGGGCATAAATTACTGAACACTAAATTACAGAATTAGAGTTAGACCACTGAGACTTAGAAGTGATCTTAGAGCCATCTATCCTAGTCTCTTGATCTAACATATGATGATATTGTTGAGCAAAGGAGTACAGGATTCCAGCAATAAGTCCTTCCTGAGAACTGTTTGAAGCACAAGATCACCTTGGCTGCTTAGCCTGCCCTCCCAAACCATGGCCTGATCGAATTTGTGTTCCAGACCTCCAGATCTCTTACTCACAAACTGCTGCCAATCATGCCTCCCTCATCTTGGCACAATGGAATGGATTTTCTTAATTCCAGCTCAGCCACTGGATGAATTCTGCAGCCCAGCTGGCTTTGTGTCACATGCAGCTTTGATAAGGATACAGGCTataggggcagctcagtggtgcagtggataaagcaccggccctggattcaggaggacctgagttcaaatctggcctcagacacttgacactagctgtgtgaccctgggcaagtcacttaaacctcattgccctacaccacccccaaaaaatgaatttttaaaaaaaggatacagGCTATACCTTTGCCCCAGTCACTGATTAAAAACAACATAAGCTCCTTATGGCCAGGGACtacgatttttttttgtctttgtatctttaggaCCATAGAGTTAGAGCCAGATGGGATCTCACAGCACTTCTAGAGCAGCTGAGTACTTAATAACAACAGctgaaatttatatagtatttgaatgtttgcaaagcactttgcaaatatctcatttgagccttacaacaatcctgggaggcaggtgctattattatccccatttacagatgaggagggaggcaggcagaaattaagagacttgcctgtgGCCACAcactaaatgtctgagactagacttgaatgcagattttcctgactccaggtctggtgctttatttactgtcctacctagctgccttttgagACTGGTTATCCAAACAGTGCCAAATGCATCTACTCCAAATCTCTCCATTGTTTCCATAAGAATGTCATGAAAAATGTTAAAGGCTTTACTTTCATCTAGGTTGGCTGTATCTGTGGCATTCTGCTTATTCATCagttaaataactttttaaaaaatttatctttttggtgaggcaattggggttaagtgacttgctcagggttacacagctagtaagtgttaagtgtctgaggccggatttgaactcaggtcctcctgactccaaggccggtgctacctagctgccccttaaataacttttttaaaaggatatatggtgggggcggctaggtggcgcagtggattaagcaccggccctggattcaggagtacctgagttcaaatccagcctcagacacttgatacttactagctgtgtgaccctgggcaagtcacttaatccccattgccctgcaaaaaaaaaaaaaaaaaaaggatatatggTTAGGCTACCGCAACTTGTTTTTGAGGAATCCTTGCTCACTTTGGgggattaacattttttttttatgtttactATCTTACTAATGATGCGTTCCATAATTTTAAAGGATaatatttgcctttctctagTCCTCCAGTTCTCCTATTATCCttaatctttcaaatatcactctttttttttaagtgaggcaattggggttaagtgacttgcccagggtcacacagctagtaagtgttaagtgtctgaggccgtatttgaactcaggtactcctgactcctgggctggtgctctatccactgtaccacctagctgccctcaaatatcattttttagggtttttatttacaatttttataagtattcattatttctcctttctattatctatccatttgaatttttaaaaaaaagaaagaaaaaagtcttttaaaaccAGCATGTATAGTCCATCcaacaaattcccatatttccACATCCCAAAAGGTATGTCTCATACATCATGCATTTTAAGTCCATTGCTTCTCTGGCAGGAGGTTAGAAATTATTCCTATTCAGTCCGCTAGgatcatggttgatcattacaCTGATTCAAATTCTAAAGGCTTTCAACGTTATTCTTCTCTATAATATTGTTAACATGTCTAAGTTATTCTAAtcatgctcatttcactctgcatcttCTTATAGAggttttcccagtttcctctgaaatggtccattttgtaatttcttatagcacaacaaaaGTAACAAGAATAATGATAGCCAGCAttacatatcactttaaggtttgcaaattgctttacatgTGTGTTttcctttggtcctcacaatgaccctgtgcaGTAGGTACTActggtattcccattttacaaataaagaaactgaggttttgagaaggtgacttgcccagtttcacatagctagtaagtgtatgaggcaagatttgaattcatttcttaCTGACTCCCAAGTCTAGCACTGTACCTACTGTGCCATGCTTAGCAGCCAACAATATAAATCAATaagtataccataatttgtttagccattcaccagtAGGCTGGACACCCCTTAGGTTTCCAgtttttaactattataaatatgtttgtatttacaggtcctttttttcttttatttacttggGTTTATTGGCCCTATCGTGgtatatttctgggtcaaataaTATGTACGGTTTAGGGAATTTTGGCAcatggttccaaactgctttccagaattaGTGTGCCCTGTTTTCCCAAAGcccctccaacatctgtcattttcctcttttggatATAAGATGGAATCTCGGagctggttttttttgtttgttttagtgatgcaattgggttAAGTACtctgccccgggtcacacagctagtaagtgtttaagtgtctgaggctggatttgaaactcaagtcctcctgactccagggccggtggctctatccactgcgccatctagctgctctgtgatgtcagttttattagcatgatacaaattaacctaaagcaaatactataaagacacaggaagggtttaccaaggacaaggatgtctAGATATTTGCTCTATCTACTCTTTGGGGAAAGAGGATACTGAATGGGGACTcattagttgaagtttagtcaaaagggcattttgatttgtttactctcttggggagagaagttagtaaatagggacttatctgctagctatctgggttcatcCTGAAATTTTAGCCAAAGAAcattttccagggtctcataaaatccatttggataataagggacctccatcaaatccaggtgatccatatattcatattaacagtatcATATTCTGCTGATTATTGCCacaattaaatcacttatatttaagggggtgggggagaaaatcTCACCCACACATATATCAGCAAACTTTTATTGCTCATTGCTTGATCATTCCATTGCTCATGAGTTCTTGGGTCTTTCAAGGTTGTTTCAGTgttgttatcatataaattgtcCTTTAGATtttgctcactttttttttttggtggggcaatgaggattaaatgacttgcccagggtcacacagctagtaagtgtcaagtgtctgaggacggattcgaactcaagtcctcctgaatccagagccagtgcttcatccactggaCACCTAGCTGACTCTCACTTTCTATATAAATTGCTCTGGCTGTTTACTCTCTACATCAGTtcctataaatcttcccaggtttccctaaaactatttcctcatttcttgttttttggttgttttggtcagttttttgcaaggcagtgagggttgacttgcccaaaggtcacacagctagtaagtatcaagtgtctgaagccagatttgaactcaggtcctccagaatccagggccagtgctttatccactgtgcacctagctgccccctacttcctcatttcttatggcacaataatattccattatagtcatatatCATACTTTACTCAGTCacaccccaattgatggggaacTGCTTTATTTCCGGTTGTTTTTATGTTGGTCTTTCTGGagtcccccacccctttttaacCTCTTAGAATATATGCCCAGTAGTTCTATCCCTTGGTAGAAAAGGGTTTTGCATCTTCTGCATGTATCATCGGAAAAGCTCAATTGGTTGGTGAGTCATATCCATGATCACTTCAGACAACtcccactttttcttttccttggaaTGATTTCCCTTTCACGCTTtcattcttggaagttttccctttttttttttggaaagactTAATGATATTATAGCCTTTGTGCCTCCCACCCAGCTCCCTGCAAATCTGCTCCCACATAATCTGTATTGCAGGTCAGAATGTCCCTGCCTCTCCTGTTACACACTTGCAGAAGGGAATGGGCATTTGCCCTCAGGGTTCCTGCTTGTCCAACCTAGCAACCAATTATCAAAATTATTGAGATTCTGACCCAAAATAGAATTTCCCTTTGTGTCTCTacctttgaaggatgaaattatcattaaccAATCAAGTCTGGTGTGCCTGGTGATTAG
This window contains:
- the LOC122750935 gene encoding zinc finger protein 664-like — its product is MLGILAQPWVQRAPDPPGETGAWGIGVASKGRKQSPGGQTRRGVGAPDESKDVVSLRSLPEGSRPARACQPSVTFEDIVVDFTWEEWEHLDMAQRHLYKDVMLENYKNLISLGFPICKPMVISQLERGDGSWMLRKDIPRSTSPGPLCQVSTGETKDSTPKQGNCMGESSKTTLTVKSNECVKALKQINQSTNQMGHLIMHQKIHTAEKLFKCNECGKAFNCNSGLLMHQRIHTGEKPYTCNECGKTFRHRRTLTDHHRIHTGEKPYRCNECGKAFSFNSGLTVHRRIHSGEKSYKCDECGKAFRERGSLNRHQKIHTGEKAYKCNECGKAFRQKGHLTIHREIHNGEKSYKCNECGKAFTRRDSLNIHQKNHSGEKAYKCNECGKSFSWRGSRYMHQKIHTGEKSYKCNECGKAFSQKGNLTIHQKIHTGEKSYKWNEWGKTFKQREHCRVRHKIHTGENPINGMNVGKP